Proteins encoded in a region of the Triticum dicoccoides isolate Atlit2015 ecotype Zavitan chromosome 3A, WEW_v2.0, whole genome shotgun sequence genome:
- the LOC119273159 gene encoding LOW QUALITY PROTEIN: phospholipase D alpha 1-like (The sequence of the model RefSeq protein was modified relative to this genomic sequence to represent the inferred CDS: inserted 3 bases in 2 codons), with amino-acid sequence MRANIMSIRADDTVKAGSSVGRAGCGRCRKGTDGMGAWNGRYIVCTDGAWLGSPQGPCMLVRDDDEEDPYAREGGRGAGARNSPIEACRTCWWGALHCMHVDVGGMQEMMYSDIAQAIQAKGIDAKPKDYLTFFCLGNREAKKSGEYQPSEQAVPDSXLKAQQNRRFMIYVHTKMMIVDDEYSIVVSAYXNQRSMDGARDSEIAMGGYQPGHLATSRSARGQVHGFRMALWYEHLGMMDEAFQRPKSLECVHKVNAMAERYWDLYAGDGPERDLPGHLLTYPVSVSATSPVVRWSKQRKRGRRFLV; translated from the exons ATGAGAGCCAATATAATGTCTATACGGGCGGACGACACTGTGAAGGCTGGATCGAGCGTGGGGAGGGCCGGGTGTGGGCGGTGTAGGAAGGGTACGGACGGTATGGGTGCGTGGAATGGGAGATACATAGTATGTACGGATGGTGCTTGGCTGGGAAGTCCACAGGGGCCGTGCATGTTGGTCCGAGATGACGACGAGGAAGATCCTTATGCACGTGAAGGTGGGCGGGGAGCTGGAGCGCGGAACTCGCCGATCGAAGCATGCAGGACATGTTGGTGGGGTGCATTGCACTGcatgcatgttgatgttggtgggaTGCAGGAGATGATGTACAGCGACATCGCGCAGGCCATCCAGGCCAAGGGGATCGACGCCAAACCCAAGGACTACCTCACCTTCTTCTGCCTCGGCAACCGGGAGGCCAAGAAGTCCGGCGAGTACCAGCCGTCGGAGCAGGCCGTGCCCGACAG CCTCAAGGCGCAGCAGAACCGCCGGTTCATGATCTACGTCCACACCAAGATGATGATCG tGGACGACGAGTACAGCATCGTGGTGTCCGCGT ACAACCAGAGGTCCATGGACGGGGCGCGCGACTCGGAGATCGCCATGGGCGGGTACCAGCCGGGCCACCTGGCGACAAGCCGGTCGGCGAGGGGGCAGGTGCACGGGTTCAGGATGGCGCTGTGGTACGAGCACCTCGGCATGATGGACGAGGCATTCCAGCGGCCGAAGAGCCTCGAGTGCGTGCACAAGGTGAACGCCATGGCCGAAAGGTACTGGGACCTCTACGCCGGCGACGGCCCCGAGCGCGacctccccggccacctcctcaccTACCCTGTCAGCGTCAGCGCGACCTCCCCGGTGGTACGTTGGTCAAAACAAAGAAAGAGAGGAAGACGGTTTTTGGTTTGA
- the LOC119273544 gene encoding protein STRICTOSIDINE SYNTHASE-LIKE 10-like has product MGCSMSRLLKTTVTLIILVLLLMPGALAATSFDASRSQQLPLPRGTVHGPESVAFDGQGQGPYSGVSDGRILKWNGEKLGWTTYAYGPGYDSRTCTPSKFSPETEAARESRCGRPLGLRFNQKSGDLYVADAYKGLMRVAPGGGEATVLVNQVDGFPLRFTNGVDVDQVTGQVYFTDSSMNYQRSQHEMVTRTGDSTGRLMRYDPRTSDVTVLQAGMTYPNGVALSADRTHLVVASTGPCKLLRHWIKGVNAGTSEPFADLPGYPDNVRPDTKGGYWVALHREKNELPFGRDSHRLAVRVGNDGKIVEGQRR; this is encoded by the coding sequence ATGGGGTGCAGCATGAGCCGCCTCCTCAAGACCACCGTCACGCTTATCATCCTCGTCCTTCTCCTCATGCCCGGGGCCTTAGCCGCCACTAGCTTCGATGCCTCACGAAGCCAACAGCTGCCGCTGCCGCGTGGGACGGTTCACGGGCCGGAGAGCGTCGCCTTCGACGGTCAGGGCCAGGGCCCCTACAGCGGCGTCTCTGACGGCCGGATCCTAAAGTGGAACGGCGAAAAGCTAGGATGGACTACCTATGCATATGGACCCGGCTATGATAGCAGGACGTGCACGCCCTCCAAGTTCAGCCCGGAGACTGAGGCTGCCAGGGAGAGCCGTTGCGGCCGCCCGCTTGGCCTACGGTTCAACCAGAAATCGGGCGACCTCTACGTGGCCGATGCGTACAAGGGGCTGATGCGGGTTGCGCCGGGCGGCGGGGAGGCCACCGTGTTGGTCAACCAGGTTGACGGTTTTCCTCTGCGCTTCACCAACGGTGTTGATGTCGATCAAGTTACGGGTCAAGTCTACTTCACTGACAGCTCGATGAACTATCAAAGGTCACAACATGAGATGGTGACTCGCACTGGGGACTCGACGGGCCGCCTCATGCGCTACGACCCACGGACATCGGATGTCACAGTGCTCCAAGCGGGCATGACGTACCCCAACGGAGTCGCGCTCAGCgccgaccgcacccacctcgtggtTGCATCTACTGGCCCATGTAAGCTACTAAGGCATTGGATCAAAGGGGTCAATGCAGGCACATCGGAGCCTTTTGCCGACCTTCCCGGCTATCCAGATAACGTGAGGCCCGACACCAAAGGAGGCTATTGGGTGGCGTTGCACCGTGAGAAGAATGAGTTGCCCTTTGGTCGTGATAGTCATCGTCTCGCTGTCAGGGTTGGTAACGATGGAAAGATAGTCGAGGGTCAAAGAAGGTGA